A DNA window from Syntrophaceae bacterium contains the following coding sequences:
- the hslO gene encoding Hsp33 family molecular chaperone HslO, with the protein MTETPQKHHHPENYLVRAISDDGGVLALACVTTDLVARSARRHGTSPVAAAALGRSLTGGALLASLLKEGQGLALKFEADGPLGKIVVEAERDGSVRGYVQNPEADVPDRDGKLDVSGALGKNGFLTVLKDLGLKEPYQGIVRLRSGEIAQDLAYYLLESEQIPSAIALGVYVESNDRVSAAGGFLVQSLPPPDPESVERIASRLEAMLPVTALLQEGKTPEDLLRDIFSEIPFRILETQPLTLRCSCSRSRIERVLLSLGADELKAILDNPGEAEVNCHFCRIAYRFNREELAGLIRRLA; encoded by the coding sequence ATGACGGAAACGCCTCAAAAACACCATCACCCTGAAAATTACCTCGTCCGAGCCATCTCCGACGACGGCGGGGTCCTGGCCCTGGCCTGTGTCACCACGGATCTTGTCGCCCGGTCCGCCCGCCGTCACGGGACGTCTCCCGTGGCCGCCGCCGCTCTTGGCCGGTCGCTCACGGGCGGGGCGCTCCTGGCGTCCCTTCTCAAGGAAGGCCAGGGACTGGCCCTGAAGTTCGAAGCCGACGGCCCGCTGGGGAAGATCGTCGTGGAGGCGGAACGGGACGGCAGCGTCCGCGGCTATGTCCAGAACCCGGAGGCCGATGTGCCGGACCGGGATGGAAAGCTGGACGTGTCCGGCGCGCTCGGGAAAAACGGCTTCCTGACGGTCCTGAAAGACCTCGGCCTGAAGGAACCCTACCAGGGCATCGTTCGCCTCCGTTCCGGGGAGATCGCTCAGGACCTGGCCTATTACCTCCTGGAATCGGAACAGATCCCCTCCGCCATCGCCCTTGGCGTTTACGTGGAATCCAACGACCGAGTGTCCGCCGCCGGGGGGTTCCTGGTCCAGTCACTCCCCCCGCCGGATCCGGAGTCGGTGGAACGCATCGCTTCCCGCCTGGAGGCGATGCTTCCCGTAACCGCGCTTCTCCAGGAAGGAAAGACTCCGGAAGACCTGCTCCGGGACATCTTCTCCGAAATCCCGTTCCGCATCCTGGAGACCCAGCCCCTGACCCTCCGGTGCTCCTGCAGCCGCAGCCGGATCGAACGGGTCCTGTTGAGCCTGGGGGCCGACGAGCTCAAGGCGATCCTCGACAATCCCGGAGAGGCGGAAGTGAACTGCCATTTCTGCCGGATCGCCTATCGATTCAACCGGGAGGAACTGGCGGGGCTGATCAGGCGCCTCGCCTGA
- a CDS encoding mandelate racemase/muconate lactonizing enzyme family protein: protein MKIDRIELFHVAVPLPKPFWPSWIPGYPQTVNRFTLIRLTTDGGLQGLAAGMAFEREREGLGGLIGPYLIGLDPTDIDLVRRRLREISYLGWRNYWIEAACWDIRGKMERKPAWALLGGTDNRPVAVYASTGEVHPPAQRTEEVLRLREMGFRTVKLRVHGATLTEDVAQVEAVRRAVGESMEIGVDANQGWPVTIIEKPPVWDLERATEFARACRDLGVSWLEEPLDMYAWDELAELRRRSDVPIAGAELNAGWQEYKIMLEKGSFDIYQPDATMGGGIGDSKKVMDACAAQGLDFSPHTWTNGIGFLVNLQLYAAGPRKHPLEYPYEPPAWIPEYRDGILAEPIRVSADGTVPLPEAPGLGIVLDEDRLARYGEKFFEITPGGIAAKAIREKGLLTALKLAMKKGK from the coding sequence ATGAAAATCGACCGCATCGAACTTTTCCACGTCGCCGTCCCCCTTCCCAAACCGTTCTGGCCGTCCTGGATTCCCGGCTATCCCCAGACGGTGAACCGCTTCACCCTCATCCGCCTCACCACCGACGGGGGTCTCCAGGGCCTGGCGGCGGGCATGGCCTTCGAACGGGAGCGGGAGGGCCTGGGCGGGCTCATCGGCCCCTATCTGATCGGCCTGGACCCGACGGACATCGACTTGGTCCGCCGGCGTCTCCGTGAAATCAGCTATCTGGGCTGGCGGAACTACTGGATCGAAGCGGCCTGCTGGGATATCCGGGGCAAGATGGAGAGAAAGCCCGCCTGGGCGCTTCTCGGCGGCACGGACAACCGGCCTGTCGCTGTCTACGCCTCCACCGGCGAGGTCCACCCCCCGGCGCAGCGGACCGAGGAGGTGCTCCGCCTCCGGGAGATGGGATTCCGGACGGTGAAGCTCCGGGTCCACGGCGCCACCCTCACGGAGGACGTCGCCCAGGTGGAGGCGGTACGTCGGGCCGTGGGAGAATCCATGGAGATCGGCGTCGACGCCAACCAGGGATGGCCCGTCACGATCATCGAGAAGCCTCCGGTCTGGGATCTCGAGCGGGCGACCGAGTTCGCCCGGGCCTGCAGAGACCTGGGCGTCTCCTGGCTTGAGGAGCCCCTGGACATGTACGCCTGGGATGAACTGGCGGAGCTCCGCCGCCGCTCCGACGTTCCCATCGCCGGAGCGGAGCTAAACGCCGGCTGGCAGGAGTACAAGATCATGCTGGAGAAGGGGAGCTTCGACATCTACCAGCCCGACGCCACCATGGGCGGCGGCATCGGCGACTCGAAGAAGGTCATGGACGCCTGCGCCGCCCAGGGCCTGGACTTCAGTCCTCACACCTGGACGAACGGCATCGGCTTCCTCGTCAATCTCCAGCTTTACGCCGCGGGCCCCCGGAAACACCCTCTCGAGTACCCTTACGAACCTCCCGCCTGGATCCCCGAGTACCGCGACGGGATCCTGGCGGAACCGATCCGGGTCTCCGCCGACGGCACCGTTCCGCTGCCGGAGGCCCCGGGCCTCGGCATCGTCCTGGACGAGGACAGGCTCGCCCGCTACGGGGAGAAGTTCTTCGAGATCACCCCCGGGGGGATCGCCGCGAAGGCCATCCGGGAGAAGGGTCTCCTCACGGCCCTCAAGCTGGCCATGAAGAAGGGAAAGTAG